From a single Solenopsis invicta isolate M01_SB chromosome 4, UNIL_Sinv_3.0, whole genome shotgun sequence genomic region:
- the LOC105195763 gene encoding intersectin-1 isoform X11: MVTPQTPGTDPWVIQPRERMRYQEQFDSLNPINGIVTGEQAKGFLLRSQLQPAVLGQIWALSDTDADGKMNINEFSIACKLINLKLRGFEIPKVLPPVLIQSLKSFSTGDASLAGLPNGSTASSNVSSLVNLSGHQPMVSQTAASTIPTAGNTLIALQQNRQNVAPSTHATTHIPSKPPARPAPPSVGIAPPLSTTTTPPGGPPQRPAPPTNIGNNFAAITGGPPPKPQPPSFPNSPVGISPIKLTTSGPSVVSSSPPISAPGIGIPSVAPIAPLNTTPVPMAAFNMAQPIPTQPLGMVSAGMVAPMTGMVPSMVPSIGSINTGTGVASSVALPLVSSTTTNGALVNGAITQTPVSTNTPLSTTARPPSIDRVGSVDSQHSQHSVSSPQSMEWAVPHQTKLKYTQLFNTWDRTRSGFLSGPQARNIMVQSQLPQSILAQIWALADMDSDGRLGSEEFVLAMHLCDIAKAGEIIPTTLPLELIPPTFRRQRQSSLTLSQNATENIDPLAGMPQTSFEDKRKENFEKGQAELERRRKALLEIQRKEQEERERKEREEAEKQEKIRLEQERRRQAEIEKQMQRQKEIEQEKEEQRKRAQEQKDAARKEMERQRQLEWERQKSQELQAQRQKEQDVLLKLKAKNQTLTIELGTLNDKVKELSQKICDTRVGVSGVKTTIDGMRSTRDTQLQEMAALKNKLREQNQRLLALSQEKARIEARNKINAAQDAAGQEAIKMAFDNKQITLKQMKDKIADLQQQIDSKMSDIENNNGQLEDIKTQIKNIVVDCKQLYVTFDEKKKKVIELRSSSNVSAAAFATSAWGDSGWGDAPVSDTAWPVNETTASSVNETAVVGVRKYRALYEFVARNQDEISFQPGDIILVPPVQNAEPGWMAGEIRGHTGWFPESYVEPVDTGAADLDNERTFIQQDSVEKRTLEGIAEVPENVSDAGSLGGEAPIVEAIIPTLGLGTSCNIQVTALFPYRPTMEQHLSFEKGETINVSEQQDDWWYGSASTGNNGWFPKSYVKEVTSNKDAGTDGLNEYYVALYRYESSETGDLSFNQGEVILVTKKENEWWTGCIGNKSGIFPSNYVEKCAAPSQAASTNIQSPVVAATAEIKNEANILATAESQQVEKTAEQLEDERAAAEDRAELPDFSAMAAQQYYKRGRKPEIVQVIAPYQATSAEQLDLQRGQLIMIRKKTDSGWWEGELQARGKKRQVGWFPATYVKPLTSSSNRSTPVSHGYQDSPTDPNIERVMALYPYQAQNEDELSFEKGDVISVLAKEEASWWRGELNGVSGVFPSNYVSPMSNELMIDTMMYHDPMERKRQEHIKELIVTEQAYIEDMRLVHEVFEKPLLESLVLSVDEIERIFINWRDIIACNDNFLRTLRIRRDNSYNGVVRMIGDILCENIPRMSAYIRFCSCQISAATYLQYLTETSPEFVQVAQACQQDPRTKGMPLSSFLIKPMQRITKYPLIINKILEYTPIDHPDRQYLQEALAKSEEFCTQVNEGVREKENSDRLEWLQTHVICDGLEEQLIFNSLTNSLGPRKLLHFGILHKSKSGKELVGFLTNDFLLFVQPLKFSLNCQQFSFERNEHQKFKMYRKPIFLNELSLFGENDGNSSLSGSDAADNSSKTLRLKDQKKPIILLAPSANECSLWSKRILEARRKFLENEKNCLQRQRSKQAQFGACGRILVTVLEGFNLKALSGNVYRKKRH, encoded by the exons ATGGTCACTCCCCAGACTCCAG GAACGGATCCCTGGGTGATCCAGCCTAGAGAAAGAATGAGATATCAAGAACAATTCGACTCGTTGAACCCGATCAATGGAATTGTCACTGGTGAACAGGCAAAGGGATTTCTCCTTAGATCTCAACTTCAGCCTGCCGTTCTTGGACAGATATG GGCATTATCGGATACAGATGCAGATGGGAAGATGAATATAAATGAGTTTAGTATCGCATGCaaattaatcaatttgaaaCTGCGCGGTTTTGAAATTCCCAAAGTACTGCCACCTGTTCTTATACAAAGCTTGAAATCTTTCTCAACAG GCGATGCAAGCCTGGCTGGATTGCCGAATGGCTCCACTGCTTCAAGTAATGTTAGCTCTCTAGTAAATTTAAGCGGTCATCAACCGATGGTATCTCAAACTGCAGCCAGCACGATACCCACGGCTGGAAATACTCTTATag CATTACAACAAAATAGACAGAATGTGGCTCCAAGCACACATGCTACAACTCATATACCGTCTAAGCCACCCGCTCGACCCGCGCCACCTTCTGTGG gaattgcACCTCCCCTCAGTACTACAACTACTCCCCCCGGTGGTCCCCCGCAAAGACCTGCACCTCCTACAAATATTG GAAATAATTTTGCGGCAATAACGGGTGGTCCACCACCAAAACCACAACCACCTTCGTTTCCAAATAGTCCTGTAGGAATCTCGCCAATAAAACTTACGACTTCTGGTCCTTCAGTTGTTTCTTCATCTCCACCTATATCTGCCCCTGGAATAg gTATTCCATCAGTAGCTCCAATTGCTCCTTTAAATACAACTCCTGTACCAATGGCTGCCTTTAATATGGCACAACCAATACCGACACAACCATTAGGCATGGTTAGTGCAGGTATGGTTGCTCCTATGACTGGCATGGTTCCTAGTATGGTACCATCTATTGGATCAATAAACACTG gtaCTGGAGTTGCTTCATCAGTAGCGTTACCTTTAGTATCCTCGACAACTACAAACGGTGCACTGGTCAATGGCGCAATTACACAAACGCCAGTATCTACGAATACACCTTTGAGTACAACAGCACGTCCACCAAGTATAGACAGAGTAGGTTCTGTAGATTCGCAGCACAGTCAGCATTCAGTTAGTTCTCCACAGTCTATGGAATGGGCAGTGCCACATCAGACCAAGTTAAAATATactcaattatttaatacatggGACAGAACGAGATCTGGTTTTTTATCTGGTCCTCAAGCAAGAAATATCATGGTGCAGTCGCAACTGCCACAATCCATCCTAGCTCAAATATG GGCTTTAGCAGATATGGATTCGGATGGACGTTTAGGCTCTGAAGAATTTGTGCTTGCAATGCATCTTTGCGATATCGCTAAAGCTGGTGAAATCATACCTACGACGCTCCCACTAGAACTTATTCCACCTACATTTAGACGGCAACGTCAAAGTAGTTTAACGCTATCTCAAAATGCAACGGAAAATATCGATCCATTAGCAGGCATGCCACAG acTTCATTCGAAGATAAACGTAAAGAGAACTTTGAGAAAGGTCAAGCGGAATTAGAACGTAGGCGTAAAGCATTATTAGAAATTCAGCGGAAAGAACAGGAAGAACGAGAacgcaaagagagagaggaagccgAGAAACAGGAAAAAATAAG ATTAGAGCAGGAGAGGCGTAGACAAGCGGAAATCGAGAAACAAATGCAGAGGCAAAAAGAAATCGAACAGGAAAAAGAAGAACAACGAAAACGTGCACAAGAACAGAAAGATGCGGCGCGCAA GGAAATGGAGAGACAACGACAATTGGAGTGGGAACGACAGAAGTCACAAGAATTACAAGCACAGAGACAAAAGGAACAAGATGTTCTTCTTAAATTGAAAGCAAAAAATCAGACTTTGACCATCGAACTTGGAACACTT AATGATAAAGTGAAGGAATTGTCACAAAAGATTTGTGACACTCGAGTAGGAGTGTCAGGCGTCAAAACAACTATCGATGGTATGAGATCAACGAGAGACACACAGTTACAAGAGATGGccgcattaaaaaataaacttcgGGAACAAAATCAAAGATTGCTAGCATTGAGTCAAGAGAAAGCACGTATTGAGGCAAGAAATAAAATCAACGCGGCGCAAGATGCAGCCGGGCAAGAGGCTATTAAAATGGCTTTTGACAATAAACAAATTACTCTTAAGcaaatgaaagataaaatagCAGATTTACAACAGCAG ATTGATTCTAAAATGTctgatattgaaaataataatggtCAGCTTGAGGATATTaagacacaaataaaaaatatagtagtGGATTGTAAACAACTTTATGTCACTTTTgatgaaaagaagaagaaagtaaTTGAACTTCGGTCAAGTAGTAATGTCTCAGCTGCTGCTTTTGCCACATCCGCGTGGGGCGATAGTGGTTGGGGAGACGCACCTGTCAGCGATACAGCTTGGCCTGTCAACGAGACTACTGCAAGCTCAGTAAATGAAACTGCTGTCGTTGGTGTCCGCAAATACAGAGCCCTTTACGAATTTGTAGCGCGAAATCAAGACGAAATATCGTTTCAACCTGGTGATATTATATTG GTACCGCCTGTGCAAAATGCTGAACCAGGTTGGATGGCGGGAGAAATTCGCGGCCATACCGGTTGGTTTCCTGAATCATATGTGGAGCCAGTGGATACTGGTGCAGCTGACTTGGACAACGAACGTACTTTCATACAACAAGACAGTGTAGAGAAGAGAACATTAGA AGGAATAGCGGAAGTTCCCGAGAACGTATCTGATGCGGGATCATTAGGGGGAGAAGCTCCGATAGTGGAAGCTATTATACCTACTTTAGGATTAGGTACATCTTGCAATATACAAGTCACTGCTTTGTTTCCTTATCGACCTACTATGGAGCAACATCTTTCCTTTGAAAAAGGAGAAACtattaatgtttctgaacaacag GACGACTGGTGGTATGGTTCAGCTAGTACTGGAAATAATGGTTGGTTCCCTAAATCATACGTGAAAGAAGTTACGAGTAACAAAGATGCTGGGACTGATGGTCTTAATGAATATTACGTCGCTCTTTACCGATACGAATCTAGCGAGACCGGCGATCTTAGTTTCAATCAAGGAGAAGTTATATTAGTTACGAAGAAAGAAAACGAATGGTGGACCGGTTGTATAGGGAACAAAAGTGGAATCTTTCCGTCTAATTATGTAGAGAAGTGCGCCGCTCCCAGTCAG GCCGCGTCTACTAACATTCAGTCCCCTGTTGTTGCTGCAACTGCGGAAATAAAGAACGAAGCTAATATCTTGGCGACTGCAGAATCACAA CAGGTAGAGAAAACGGCGGAACAGTTAGAAGACGAGAGAGCAGCTGCTGAGGATAGGGCGGAATTACCAGACTTTAGTGCTATGGCAGCTCagcag TATTACAAg AGGGGAAGAAAACCAGAAATTGTTCAAGTCATTGCACCCTATCAAGCAACAAGTGCAGAACAGTTAGACTTGCAAAGAGGACAATTAATAATGATTCGCAAAAAGACTGACAGCGGTTGGTGGGAAGGAGAACTTCAG gcACGCGGTAAAAAGAGGCAAGTTGGTTGGTTCCCAGCAACTTATGTTAAACCCTTAACCAGTAGCAGTAATAGAAGTACACCTGTCTCTCATGGATATCAAGATTCTCCAACGGATCCGAATATTG aacgcgttATGGCTCTGTATCCTTATCAAGCACAAAACGAGGATGAATTAAGTTTCGAAAAGGGTGACGTTATTTCGGTACTTGCTAAGGAAGAAGCGTCATGGTGGAGAGGTGAATTGAATGGTGTATCTGGCGTTTTTCCAAGCAACTACGTATCACCTATGT CGAATGAATTGATGATTGATACAATGATGTATCACGATCCCATGGAAAGAAAACGTCAGGAACATATCAAAGAGCTAATTGTGACTGAACAAGCTTATATAGAAGACATGAGACTAGTTCATGAG GTATTTGAGAAACCGTTACTCGAAAGTTTAGTTTTAAGTGTCGATGAGATAGAAAGGATATTTATCAATTGGAGAGATATTATCGCATGTAACGATAATTTCTTGAG GACTTTAAGGATACGAAGAGATAACAGTTATAACGGAGTAGTCCGAATGATAGGCGATATATTGTGTGAAAAT ATACCTAGAATGTCGGCTTACATAAGATTTTGCAGCTGCCAAATATCTGCCGCGACGTATCTACAGTATTTGACGGAAACTTCGCCGGAATTCGTTCAGGTCGCTCAGGCATGTCAGCAAGATCCGCGAACGAAAGGGATGCCGCTaagttcatttttaattaagccGATGCAAAGAATAACGAAATATCCACTCATCATTAACAAG ATTTTAGAATATACGCCGATTGATCATCCTGATAGACAGTATCTGCAGGAAGCATTGGCCAAATCCGAGGAATTTTGTACAcag GTAAACGAAGGagttagagaaaaagaaaatagcgaCAGACTGGAATGGCTACAAACTCACGTTATATGTGACGGCCTTGAAGAGCAGCTTATCTTTAATTCCTTGACGAACTCCCTAGGACCCCGAAAACTGTTACATTTTGGTATACTTCATAAg TCAAAAAGTGGTAAAGAACTCGTCGGTTTCCTTACAAATGACTTCCTGCTGTTCGTTCAACCACTGAAATTCTCCTTGAATTGTCAACAATTCTCATTCGAACGTAACGAGCATCAAAAGTTCAAGATGTACAGAAAA CCGATATTCCTCAATGAATTGTCTTTGTTCGGAGAAAACGATGGAAATAGTAGTCTGAGTGGAAGTGACGCAGCGGACAATTCATCGAAAACTTTAAGACTGAAAGATCAAAAAAAACCGATAATATTATTAGCACCGTCTGCAAATGAATGTTCATTGTGGTCGAAACGTATTTTAGAAGCACGCAGGAAATTTCTGGAGAACGAGAAGAATTGTCTGCAAAGACAGCGATCAA AACAGGCGCAATTTGGGGCGTGTGGCAGAATACTCGTCACTGTTCTCGAAGGCTTCAACTTGAAAGCTCTGTCCG GTAATGTCTATCGGAAGAAGCGGCATTAG